AAGCTACAACTAAGTTTTTTtgccaaactttgtcctaaatgaataccataattatcaaaattttatacaaacacaatcaaaataaatttctattaATAACTGTGGGGGAGTAGGATAAATACGAGAGGCCTAAAAACCTAAagccaaaaaaaaggaaaaggaagagagaaatcTTGGGCTAGGTCCAAGGTAAgcatagaaaaaaagaagcaacaatAGAACACTactaagaaaaaaaggaaagaaaagtgggttccagttagctcaactggtaaagtctctgatggttgtataagagatttagggttcaatcctcgcctacaccaaaacctgattagtgtcttggtctgataataaaaagctatcatcatGAGCagatgtcataagttgaaactctctctcaaaaaaaaaaaaaaaaaaaaaaaaagaaagaaagaaagaagatttGAATAATTGGCCTTGCACGGCTTGAGGAAGAATCCCTTCTTCCTTGGCACATAATCGAGGAGGGCCCTTTTCTTGGCACATGACCAAGGAGATAGGGCAGCCTTGGAAGAGACAAAGATTACTAAAAATTGAACAAGTATAGCTGAGGAATAAGGAAAGATAATGCCTAAATTCAGCAACATTTACATTCGAATTAAGTGGTTATACTAGTAGACCTAGTAGAACAATGTTTTTCACTCATAAAAACACTCACTCCCCAAAAGGAGGAAGGAGACCACTGATGGGACACGTTTCCTCCTCTCTACACCACAGCCtacaagagagagaaggggatCACCAATATAAATAAAGCCCTCCTcagctcccccccccccccctccaaaaggGGGGAcgcataaaataataaaaaaaggagtGATAAGAGTGAACTTCAATTGTACTTTTTTATGAGAgtaagggtgagtttggttgggctttttgaaaaagtgcataatgaaaaagttgagttttgaaaaagtgcataatgaaaaagtgatttttcaaaaagctaagtgtttggtaaaagctgttaaaaagtgctttttgaaaaagctgaatATTTGgctaaaattataaaagttgcAATTTGAggaataaattaccaaaaaggacaatgtatatataagagagtttatttcatacttaaatcaactacttcatatacttagtaaataataataataataaaaataaatttatattattggtattattttaataatgtttgggcaattattcttttttagtgtcataattatttgttattaccattaatgacttcttattaatattaattaaatctaaataattgttatcatcatgaagcacaaaatgaaaatgtaaaaagatgataaaatatacaccaataatccaagtttaaattgtgctatataaaaatgtaaaaagatataaaatacataccaataacccaaatataaattgtactacatgatattataaaaaaaaaaatacaactactAATTATCACCCCCCCAAATGGAATTTGCAATGGAATCACGAAGAACCACCATCGCAGGATCTATTAAAGATCTTGAGTTCTGCTCATAACTGCTACCTATTATGTTCTCTTCTAGAAATTGAATCTTGATTGGCATTTATGAACTCCCTATCATCCCTATCATTTAGTCTAACAAAATTATGAAGAGCCATAGTAGCAGATACAATAAGTATTTGGATATGGAATGGAAAAGATGGCATGTATCTAATAATTCTCCATTTATTCTTCCACACACCAAAAGTGCGCTCAATCACACATCGAAGAGATGAGTGAGcatgattaaaattttcatgTCTAGTTCTAGGGCTTCCACCTCTCCTTCGAAAGTCTTGAAGATGGTATGATATCCCTTTGTATGGTGCCAAATATCCTTTCATCATTGGGTATCCAGAATCAACTACATAATATTTCCCtagacaaaaaaattcaattatattaacacacacacaatatgtcATTATAATGAACATttgattaaccaattacaaacCTGGTGGTGGGTGTGGAAAGTTGTTACTTTGTTTACGAATagtatcaagaaaaatgtggGTGTCGTGTGCTGCACCTTCCCATCCAGGCAAAACAAATGTGAATAACATATCAAAGTCACATGCAGCCATCACATTTTGGGTTGGATATCCCTTTCTTCCAAAGTATGGAATGGACTTCTCAGTAGGTACAATCGCTATCACATGTGTGCCATCAATCGCACCGATGCAAtcctaataaaaacattaatagttTTCAGTTCCACATGCATTGTATTATCTTATAGACAATAACACTTAtttaaatatacaatagtaCACATACTTTGAAATGTGGCCAATAAACTGGATGGTCTTGTATTTTGGTTGGAATTTCACTAAAAGTTGGATCCAAAGGCTTTACATATGCAGCTGCAAAGCGAGCACCCAACAGAGTGATCATCTTCTCAAAATGTCTACTTATGGTTTCACCCGAATGCTGGAATAATTCTTGAACCATTCGGTTACATGTTCCATGACCAAGTATCACTAAACACATTGCCACTAACTCTTCTAACCTTATATTCCTTGAATGTTGAAGTCCAAAGTCATGTTGTAAAACTTGACACAAATTATGAAACACCTCCTTTCTCATTCTAAACatattgtaacacaaattcTCATTACCTTCCAAACAGCGTCTCAGCCAATCCCACCCTGTTTGTTCAGAATGATAACAAGGAGTCTTATTAATGTACTTATTGAAATACGTCACAACTGCTTCACAAGTAACTGTCACAAGCTGGTAAAACTCCTCGTCAGAATCGTCATtactatcatcatcatcatcatcagaatcACCGTCACTGTCATCATCACTGTCACTACtttcaccatcatcatcatcatcattgtcatcgccatcattattattgtccgcaccatcattattattgtcAGCATTGTTATAATCACCACCATCATGATCATCACAATAATTTCTGTAATCCCCATCCATTAATAGTTCCATAAAAAAGTCACTCTCATGAGTACCATTATAATCATCCATATTGGTGTAAGCTACACAACAAAGTAACAAATACTCAATCAAGACAATTCACAACATACCAAGACAATTCAAAACATCAAGTACATAACACtgtaatgaaaatttcaaatgtgTTTACATTACACATATATTAGTCCAAAGCTAATACTAAATATCACATAACTTAGTTTAAAGTTAATACAACATAACAAATACAACATAGTTAATACAACATAGCTAACTTAGTTTAAAGTTAATACAACATAGCAAATACAACATAGTTAATACAACATAGCTAACTTAGTTTAAAGTCAATACAACATAGTTAATACCACATAAGGTTAGTCACTTCTTTTGGTTATAAATCATTGCTTGTAGCCACTCCAGCTGTGACTCTGGGTCCTTGAAAGTTAGAAACATCTCCCTACGTGACTTTTTTAGTAAGATAATGGAAGCTTGAACCACAAACGTACTTTCCATTCCAGGAAGTGCTCTCACAATCGCCATTACATTATCAATTGAACTTGGTGACTCTCGAGAAGTACCTTCAGACCTATTCTGACATACAGTTATTAATTGACTAATACGATTGTCCAACATTGCAGCTCctcctatcttcttctttttcttctgtgaGGGTATTGATTCACTAGCTCGCTTTTGTCCTGAACTACATGATTGACTAGTATGTCCTTGCTGCAAACTATCAATGTCTAAACTCATGTCACATTGGTTATCCTTAAATTCAGAGCTACCATCTGAATCACCAGCACCTTCTTTTGGCATTGTTGGAGGCAATGTACCTGAAGAAGGGGTCCATGTAGCTACCCCAGTTGTTGCAACATCCCTAAACATTATCTCAAGTTGTTCTAGATTCTGTGGACCTTTCTCTcgaaattttttagctttgggTAATTCCTACAAaatgtaattgtaatttcactcatataagaataatataaaaaaaataaaaaaaactatctccAACTAactacatattaataaaatactcaaCTCACCTTCAACTTTAGGTCCCACCAATAATCAGGAGCCGCAATCGTTCCCTTCACTGCATCCCAACCTAAACTTGTGTCAAGATTCCTCAATTGTTCCCACACTCTCCAATCACCTTTTAATACATCCCACCTACTTTTTAATTGGTCCTTATCATAGTTTTGACCGGTCTCATCACAAAATTTGGTCACCAAATTGAACCAACCTTTGGTACTAAAGCCAGCACCTTTTGTTCTATTACCGGCTTGAATTTGTTCCACACAAAGGTTACAAAAAGTAGTTGTCCACGTTGGATTAATATCCTAATCTGCTCTAGCCTTTTTTACCTCGGGGTTGGAAGTGGTCTTTTTACCCATCTATAAAGTTAACCAACCataagaaatgcaaaaaatagaagattgtaaaaaatgcaaaaaacgcacaatcaataacataaaaaataagtttacacttaaatgagtgaaaataattaaatatgtatcAATTTGCTCAAGTAActagttcatattttttattatgcagTGCATTCTTAGAGAATATATGAAGTATATTATGCAAGCGCTAACCACGTTACCCGCGATGCCGCTACGCTCGCCGATGGGGCATGCCCACGCAGCGAATGATGCAGGCCGCTGCTGCTGATGGGTCAtgcccagcagcagcagctgatGCGGGGGTGGGGAGGGATGGTTGCCAAACATTTGCCACCATAGGAATCCCAATACTTTAGATGACAGTCCCTTGCATTAACTGCCAGTCTCTCATGCTTAAACACTTAATTTTTAATCAACTCTTATCAATTCTTACATTTTCCTAATAGAACTAGAAATCTTACTTGAACTAGTAAACAAACTTCTAGAGGCATCGATATGCTCTTTAAAAGCATCATTAGAATCTTCTTTTCTTATCCCCTTGCTTCTTTGGAAAACATATCTAGCCTTAGCTAGTTTGGAATATGAAGATCAAATATGACACTAGAAGCACATCTCCATCTAAGTCGTTCTTCAAAAACCATATAGGCAATATCTATTCATGATATTCTCCTCATTATTTGCTCATTGAACTCAATAAATGAACTAGATTTTGAGGGAGTACCATGGTATCAATCCTAATCTTTCCCATATTAAAAGGTTATACGAGGTCTAATGATGTTAGATTTATGAACTCTATTTTAATTGATTCCAACTTAtgcttttaatttataatttcaaatttacacCTTTACtgaaaaattatatgttgtatGCTAATGAACAGCGCTAATGAACAGCACCAAAGAACCTTCTTTCCAATTAATTGTTTCATCTATAActaacacaaaataaagaaccgaaacaaacacacactatcaACTAAAGAACCCAAACAAACTAACAAAGTTAGATCAAATACACCCAATcaacaaacaaatttcaaaacccaATCAACTAAAGAACCAAATGGGTCATCATTAAATCTCCAAaccctcaaaaactcaaaacgatctaaaaaaaaaaaaaatttcaaatgcgTACCTGGTGGTTTTTTGTAGCAGATCAGTCTTGCTTGGTGCgttttttatcaaatgagtaCCTTCAAAAACACTTTCTCAGATCAGAAAGTAtcataactaaattttaaaaaaaaattacaaatcgAAAAAACGAAgagcagaagaggaagaagaagaagaggaagaagaaagcagaagaggaagaagaagaagtaatcaCGGATGACTTACCACAGAGAGATCGGTAGCAGCACGGAGAGGCAGAGTAGAgaagagatgagatgagatgagatgagagggTGATTTGGTAATCTAAGGACTCAGCCCAACGGATAGCTGAAAACGTTGAGGGACGTTTTGCTTATGGACCTCCAGAGCTCCATAAACGAATCTAGCGTTTTCCCCTTTGCTCAAAACGCAACTTTTGGATAAAAGTTACGTTTTGCCTTCACCAAACGCCTTTAGAAACTCAGCTTTATGTAAAAACTGCGTTTTACCcccaaaaagcccaaccaaacgggCACTAAGAGTGGCCTTACCAGTAACGAAGCCCCTGAGAAGAGGGGATCCGGATCCTCACCATTTCTCTATGAAATGGAGAGTGTCCAGTTAAGGACTGAgattgatttaaaataaatctATAACCTAAAATCtgccacatcatttaaaatcACTAACAGGAGACTTAATTGAGTAAAAGGCTAAACTAACGTTAGTTTCAACATTTAGGTATTTTTCTCTAAGTCTCTATCCCTCTCCTCTCCGTTTCTCTCTGCCTCCCATCAAACCCAACGATGGTCATTGGTCAAGCTTCTCCAGTTCTCCATACTCTCTGCCTCCCATCAAACCCAGCCATCCACCTTTGTTTCTTGGGGaaattttgatatcaaatttatgtatttttttttccttttcttttcttgttgtCTTTTCCAAGATCAtccctttctttcatttatagcATGAAATATTATGGCTTttctttaattgaattttttccttccttGTTATAGATTTTGGGTAACTGTTGTTGGTGTATGagtctctctctgtttttttggGTGGCATGTGGTGATTGAAATGATTTTGGGTGGCCTTGGCCACGGCCAAAACCTCGATTGAAGTTCCGGAATTCAGAGCCATAAAACCCATGACCCCTAACTGAACCTTTAGGGGAAATCCGAGATGAAGCCATACCCATTCCCATGGAATTAGACCTATTCCCATTTCCAGGACTGCGATGCTAGGCATGCATTTTCTTTGATTCTGTCTTATATTTTCCTCAGAAACTATAATCTCTACAAAATTAATTGAACCCCAGAAAGCCAAACCAAGAGAAAAACTACCTTTCTCTAATAATCAGTTTACTATGGCATTTACTGGGTTCAGAcacaaaaagaaattgtattgcagaacataaaattttcatttttcacccCTCACAATACAAAGTTGAAAAATCCTCTTAATTGAGCTcagaaacaaaaaccaaaaaaaaagtctttctCTGGAAAAACAAAGATCCCCAACTTTGCAGAAATAAAAATTGGCAGAGAATGACGAAACCCCACCTCAAAAAGTAGAAGAATGAGCGTTGAGCTCAATGATTGTTACCTACCATGAACCCCTCCCTTAAAAACCAGAACTTTGAACCAGCAGTTAcctatttattcaattttagaTTTAATAGGATAGGAAGTTCCACGATCCAAATCCAATTAATCAATcaacagagagagaaagggatGATCTTGGCAACAACAGTTACCCAAAATCTATAACAAGGAAGGAAAAAAGGGAGAAGCTTGACCAATGACCATCGCTGGGTTTGATGGGAGGCAGAGAGAAACGAAGAGGAGAGGGATAGAGAGTTGGAGAAGAAAACGATGTTGAAACTAACGTTAGTTTTAGCCTTTTACTCAGTTAAGTCCCTGTTAGTgattttaaatgatgtggcaGATTTTAGGTCATagatttattttaaatcaatcTCAGCCCTTAACTGGACACTCTCCATTTCTAATGAAATGGAGAGgattggcggatgcaatttgGCATATTGCGAGATCCGGAACGCTAGAGAATACATGACtccgagaagtccgttggtagtaggagtttggagggctcaagtacattaggtagactaggcttggagggtcttttgttattcgtgtactctaacattattctctagtggatcgatttcgacttggagggtcgtagagaggtttttcgccgagttctttgatttccttttcaataacaggtcttggtgttatcttgtgtttgcatttctcttccctcaCTCTTTtgctttacatttattgtttgttgttcatgtttatgcactagagtagttgTCGGTTCATTGTGcacatttactcttattccgtACTTTGATTAAGTAAGAGAAAacgcaatctagccgtaatttaaaatttggggtctaaacaagctcttgtgttttaacacatATCCGAACTTTGATAGAAAATAAGCTAAACAATTTCATATTTAGGTCTAGGGGtgaatttttttggataaatctaGGGACACAACTTCTTCCAAATATATTTCACAACTTGCTCCAATGACAAGTTATtagtagttaaaaaaaaaaaaacaaatgtggtGCCAATAGTGTgtttatgtgaaaataattgTCCACCACTCACAACTCACCATGATTTTCAAAAGACAAAAGACAAGTCTCGATGAAAACTTCATTAAATGGAACTCGTCTTTTGAAAAGACAAGTTCCTTTCAAAACATGGAATTCATCTTTTCAAAAGATTGGTTTCACCTGGTTAGTCCTCCTACTTGGAGTCCATttggaaacaacttatttagctttttgctgaaagttTATTGCTGAAtgtatgataaaaaataaataaactaaaagaaaaagtcATGTGGAACCTAGGGGACCTGCAAACAATTcttgtgttaaaaaaaagtaaaccaaaaagtaataaaagtgGGCTAACAAACTAGTGGCGGCTCCAAGATTATTTTCTAAGGGAGTCtataagaaacataaattatataaaatttaaaacaaaagagaacttgaatatattgacaccaccaaaaaaaaaaaaacacacacacacacacaaaaacccaaatatatgaattttgcAATTGTTGCATGATATTTTCATTATAAATGCTACAATCtacatctctttcaatataCATAGCCAAGAAATCATTCATCTACTAATCTCtcatttgattaatttatttcaaatttttttgagatcTAAAAGAGCATTTTCTAAgctttaagattaaaaaatttctacttttgttgttagacttttttttttttttagattgattTGTTATTaggtttttgtgtgtttgtgtttgtgtgtgtgtgtgtttaaaaaGACTAAGATATTATTAAGAGGATAATATTCAAGTTTGTTTCAGttgagcttaaaaaaaatatgatcagggtgttcaaaattatattttagggggccaaaaaaaaaatctaaattatatattatatttttcttccaatttagggggttcatttgaacccatTGGGCTTCAAGTGGAGTCGTCCATGCCACAAACACTTGCAAATGTTGTTTTGCTATTGAAAAAGTAGCAAGTAGGCTTGCAAATAATCAAGTGTGTCACGTGGGCAAACTTGAAATACATTGAATAAGCTAAAAGCTAGCCTTTTCAGCTGTTCCAAACACAACCTCAAAATTGCCATGTTAGCGTGATAGTTTATACACCTAATTACTAGGTGTTGTTTTAGGCCCCCAACTTTTAATTACGACTTAATTAATTATAGGCTAAACACaattcaaacaaaatatatgtaaCAGCCAATTATTTAACTAAACCACCAAAAATATACATGGATGAATATAAATGTGATATGCAATAATGTAAAGGGCAATAGGGAAAAGAATATCAAACCCAAAATAACACCCAttgtgttattgaagagaaaaattgaagaaCCTAGAATAGAAACCTCTCTACAGCCCTCTAAGCCAGAAATGATCcactaaaaataagttgaagTACAAGGATCTCAAGAAGATCATCCAAGTCTAATGTACCCATTGTACTTGTGCTCTCCAAGCTCTAGCTATTAACAGACTATACCAAGTAATGTCCTCACTAGCTTACTAGGTCCCATGATACTGCCTGATTGCATCCCCATACCTTACCGGCTGAATATGTGGTTAAAGTATGGCAATAAGGGAGGGAAGAGAGGTGGAGAAACTAAGGTGTTTGGCCCTCACGATGAAAGGCATAATTCTTACACTTTTAAGGGATTTCTTTAGGGTTTTCTATATGATTCTCACTTTACAATTTTGTGAgaaatgagagtatatatagtgtAGAAATAAAGGAGGAAAGATGCTACTAGAACATTAGCTAGTAGTGCAACTCGCAAGTCACTCATGGGTTGGTCAACTCACGAGTTAGCACAATTGTAACTAACTTTTGAAACTCCTCACATGCTCCTCACATGCTTCTCACAGGTCAACTTGTGGGTTATAGTCTCGAGCTACTCGCGAGTCAATCCCGACTTCTACTGATTAAGCAAATCTTCACAAATTGTAGACTAAACCTGTGTACATTAAAAGCtacaaaatacaagaaaatcatTGCACGTGTTACAATCAAATTCCATGTACAATAAAAGCtacaaaatacaagaaaagcATTGCACACATTTCAATCAAATTGACACTAAATAAAGCTAACAAAAATATCATGAATCAATCACAACTTAACATAGCGTAATGGAAAAATGCTATATTGCCATGTTACTACTAGAAATCATCTCTTGATTAGACAAGATTCAAAAGAGGCCAATCTCCAAATAACTTTTAgtcataaacaaataaactgCATTGTAGTTGGGACCTTAGTGCGTGTTTGGCATTGCTTAATtttgccagcttattttactatttagcttatttttgttactatttatgggttccactacactttttggtactattcatgggtcccactgtactatttcaactaacttttacctttatctataatactttcagcaaaaggttttcagttttaacaaaataagtggatcccaaacagacctttagttttctcttttttcgTTAACTGGATGGATAATAGAAAAACTACACTATAATGGTGTTACCACAGCAACCCCTTAAGGTTCCACATCCCATAGCATACAAAATACAAGGAGGGTGATCAAATAGTTAGGACTTAGGACCTTAGTTTTCCTTCAAACGGTTTTGTAGAAATCTCTTCTAACCTATTATGTAGTGATTCATAAATGATAAAACTATCAACGCATATAAAATTACAAGACTCAtgatattatttaaacaagttacATGACTCATTAAATAGATCATGTGACTAAAAATACATATTGATGGTTGTTTGAATAGCCATGTAATAGGTTAGAGgaattttcctccaaattggCTTGGAGTTAAAAAATCTGTCCCAACTATGATGGATTTATATATGAACATCTAtaacaagtatatatatatttttttgaaaaatgtacaTTACAATTCATAATTAAATATTCATTATCTTTTAACATTTGCCCTCAAGGCCCTATTTGACAAGATTGAGTCATAGTCAAATGAATTGAGTTTTTcccttctcaagaaaaaaaaaaaaaaaaaaactatagctACATTATTTTTCCCCCAAAGACGAgttttattacaataaaaacTTCTGGAAAAACTTGATTATTGTCCGAAGTATTTGTACCTTTTCATTAAAACCAACGTGCCACAGCCACAAGGTAAATCCCTCGTAAATATGGAACAGAAGCTTCGTGacctaatttttgtttgaatcGTTGTAGTACAAGTAGGATAATTTTCCGTCAATTTTCGAGGTGAGCTGATTTGCAATGAATCCGCTGTAACGATCTTCATAAGCTGACATGCAAATATCAATGACCTTCTTTGACATGTGGTCTTCTTGATAAAATGGCTGTCCAATTAATTCATCAATAGGCATCCACTGAAAAAGCAGAACACTTTGCACAATCAATTGAGAGAGCTAGCGacgataaataaaaaataaattacagtGAACAGGAATATTATGCTAATCTTGCCAAATAGcataattttagaaaagttaATATTATGTCTTGGAACACGATTCTCTTTCAAAAGTTAATACACACAACTTTCTTcacttatattttattttgtttaaaatgttatatcttttctttataagttttatttgagattttgttatataaaggatagtagtttttgaaattttatataactaatttttttcttcataaattgAATTTCTAAACATGACCAACAATGTGTGATGAAAGAAATATGAGGTTCAAATTTGACTGTACTTTTTTAATACCTTGGCAGCTTGAATTTCCTTCTCATCGATTGTGATTTCAAAGGACAATGGCTTAAGCATGCACACGAAGAGCAAATCGGAATTTTCAAAAGCCACAAGGTGGGCATGTCTTCGAagttgcaaccaaaaaaaaaattgaattataagaAAGAACGTCAATATATATGTTAATCTCATAGTGGCAGAAAACATTTTCTAACTGAAGGCCATAGTAGCAGAATAGAACTTTACCTGAAAGCAACCAGTTCCAGGAAAATTGTGTCAACCTGTGAATAGAACGGGTGCATTAGAACTTAAAAGTAATTAACAAGAAACAATGTTCATAGCTATAATGTTCAGAGAAAGATTCTTACCCCAGTTTCTTCTTTCACTTCTCTGATAGCTCCAGTGAATACGTCTTCAGACTGAAATGAGCCAAAAGAAGCACTCATTATTATTTACACTCAAAAGGAAACATTTCATCGACAAAGGAGATTAGTGTGGAATTTGCTTAATAACATAATTCAAAATGCGGAAAATATTTCACCTTGTTAATATAACCGGTTGGCAACTTCCACAAGCCTGAGCAACTACAAGGACATTTTTCTTTCACCACAAGGACCTATATATAGTTAAaacaataaggaaaaaaaaggtgtaAAATTAACCATTTCCAATCTAAAAATAGAATTGTAATGACTCAAGAAAAAGCgatagccacatctgcgctatacctcaaaaggactagtcacaattgaggctccttgcagttgttaataaTGCCCAGttcaacccagtaaatacccgatgtggaactcatcacacactcacacatatcacacaatcaatcaaattagggcATCACAAGaataatataaacatatacctCTCTTTTGTTGTTGAGCACAAATCCTCCAACGCCAATTTGATGTGAAGGGCTAGCAGGAAGCATGGAGGGCTCATTAGGAATCCAATATGTTAACATCACATATCCTGATTCAGCATGATGGTAATAGAAACCCTCCtttaaaacaagaaacaaagaagataCACATAACAATTAGTTTGCAACTAATCCAATACTGAATGATTCAATGATAATTTACATAACAAAGAAGTCAGATGTGGTATTGTTGATGATAAAAGAGAGCTCTTGCATAACTCCACAATGGAATACTAAAGCATTACCTGTATAGCAATTGGAACAAGATCAGCTTGATCTAGTAGTATTTTGAGCCATACTCCTTTTTTCCCCTGCATTGCGCATTTAATTAGGCATCAAGTAAAGCTTGTAGGTGAAAGTAACAACGGGAACAATAAGTTCTCGCAGGTCTCTGATTTGTTAAAGTTGCAACTTGATTATAAATCATCCCTGGTTTTATCTAATACAAACAAAGAATTCCCAAGATTATCCGGGCAATACCTGCTTCATGGGAAGCATTGCTAGGGGGACTatcccaaagccatgtaatgaTATATGACTTAACAGAACAAGTACCAGTCCATGTTGAAACTTCACAAACATGAAATTGATTATACTGAAAAGggaaataaaaatacaaaacagaACGATTACAATTTTCTGAATGACATGCTAATCTTCCAAGGAAAATTTTTGGCAAATCTGTAAATTTGAGTATGTGATAGTAGGACATGCTTATGAATGAGTTGGCATTCTAGTGTCTGCCTTGATTGACTTTTGTCA
This genomic stretch from Castanea sativa cultivar Marrone di Chiusa Pesio chromosome 1, ASM4071231v1 harbors:
- the LOC142606653 gene encoding nudix hydrolase 8-like, which translates into the protein MVMMAAVVDACQWSGFCIQRLKEQPRSSGAKDCSFKCLSKGFLQKSILSTTSSTQLKSSTVPLHGGSYVHKKKGIHVLSPNISSPSMRVELLDAWDDDYDGVIINPESLPLSANAFALALRASLSNWKLKGKKGVWLKILLDQADLVPIAIQEGFYYHHAESGYVMLTYWIPNEPSMLPASPSHQIGVGGFVLNNKREVLVVKEKCPCSCSGLWKLPTGYINKSEDVFTGAIREVKEETGVDTIFLELVAFRHAHLVAFENSDLLFVCMLKPLSFEITIDEKEIQAAKWMPIDELIGQPFYQEDHMSKKVIDICMSAYEDRYSGFIANQLTSKIDGKLSYLYYNDSNKN